CGCGACAAGCGCATTGCCGAAGAGATCCGCCGCGAGGTGAGCCAAATCCTGCACTACGAGCTGAGCGACCCCCGCATCTCGGGCGCCACGGTCACCGGCGTCAAGGTCAGCCCCGACCTCAGGCTGGCCCGCGTCTACTACGCGCTGCCCGGCGCAGAGGAAAAAAAGGCCGCGGCCGCCGCGGGCCTCAAGAAGTCCGAGGGCTTCGTGCGGCACCTGCTTACCGAGCGAATCGACATGAAATTCTCCCCGCGGGTCGAATTCTTCTACGACGAGTCCTTCGAAATCGACGAAAAGATCCAAAAAATCTTCGCCAAGATGCCGCCCAGCCCCGAGGAATCTGATTCCGATTGAGCTATGGACGCCTTTCTCGTGCTCGACAAGCCCCGCGGTCTCAGCTCCCAGCAGGCGGTGAGCCGCGTGCGCCGCGCCTTGGGCGCCGGGAAGGCCGGACACACGGGGACCCTCGATCCCCTGGCGACGGGCGTCCTGCCGATCGCCTTGGGCGAGGCCACCAAGGTGATTCCCTACCTCGACGAGGACCGGAAGGAATACCGCGTCGCGGCCCGCTTGGGCGTCGCGACCGACACCTACGACGCCGAGGGCCGCGAGACGCAGCGCTCGGAGGGGCTCTCGGTGGAGCGGGGCGCCCTCGAGGCCGCCTTGTCGGACTTTTTGGGGGAGCAGGAACAAGTGCCGCCGCCTTTTTCCGCGATCAAAAAGGACGGCAAGCCGCTTTACGCCTACGCCCGCGAGGGCAAGGCGGTGGAACTCAAGCCGCGCCGGGTGCGGATCGACGCCCTCGAGCTGGAGTCCTTCGA
This portion of the Deltaproteobacteria bacterium PRO3 genome encodes:
- the rbfA gene encoding 30S ribosome-binding factor RbfA, coding for RDKRIAEEIRREVSQILHYELSDPRISGATVTGVKVSPDLRLARVYYALPGAEEKKAAAAAGLKKSEGFVRHLLTERIDMKFSPRVEFFYDESFEIDEKIQKIFAKMPPSPEESDSD
- the truB gene encoding tRNA pseudouridine(55) synthase TruB; amino-acid sequence: MDAFLVLDKPRGLSSQQAVSRVRRALGAGKAGHTGTLDPLATGVLPIALGEATKVIPYLDEDRKEYRVAARLGVATDTYDAEGRETQRSEGLSVERGALEAALSDFLGEQEQVPPPFSAIKKDGKPLYAYAREGKAVELKPRRVRIDALELESFEFPHLSLKINCGKGTYVRSLVHDLGRRLGTWAHVTELRRLRSGPFTEAQALNLSDLEGDPKAARSRFLEIEACLEHLPRLPLASEEEKNRVLSGVPLRRIKQLIESNKLFNKPLALTFEGRILAIVHDAGGPDFSYGRVLHRQVGDLGD